A genomic segment from Brevundimonas mediterranea encodes:
- a CDS encoding peroxiredoxin has protein sequence MDSTETAPPHSPSALRALRINDPAPDFIARTTQGEKRLSDYRGRWLVLFSHPADFTPVCTSEFIALARRADAFDALGCDLMALSVDSLYSHLAWLKDIYRRFGVKVAFPIIEDPSMAIGHAFGMVDAGSSDSATVRASFVIDPTGIVRAISWYPMNIGRSVDELLRLVTALQTADREQASTPAGWSPGEPLLEPAATTLDAALADGDGDAPWYYRERRA, from the coding sequence ATGGATTCGACTGAGACCGCCCCGCCACACAGCCCCAGCGCCCTGCGCGCCCTCCGTATCAATGATCCGGCTCCGGACTTCATCGCGCGCACGACCCAGGGCGAGAAACGGCTCAGCGACTATCGCGGGCGGTGGCTGGTGCTGTTCTCGCACCCGGCCGACTTCACGCCGGTCTGCACCAGCGAGTTCATCGCCCTGGCCAGGCGGGCGGACGCCTTCGACGCCCTGGGCTGCGACCTGATGGCTCTGTCGGTGGACAGCCTCTATTCCCACCTGGCCTGGCTGAAGGACATCTATCGCCGCTTCGGCGTGAAGGTGGCCTTCCCGATCATCGAGGATCCGTCCATGGCCATCGGTCACGCCTTCGGCATGGTCGACGCCGGCTCCAGCGACAGCGCCACGGTGCGGGCGAGCTTCGTCATCGATCCGACCGGGATCGTGCGCGCCATCAGCTGGTATCCGATGAACATCGGCCGATCGGTCGATGAACTGCTGCGGCTGGTGACGGCGCTGCAGACCGCCGACCGTGAGCAGGCGTCGACGCCGGCCGGATGGTCGCCCGGCGAGCCCCTGCTGGAGCCGGCCGCCACCACTCTGGATGCGGCCCTGGCCGACGGCGACGGTGATGCGCCCTGGTATTATCGCGAGCGCCGCGCATGA
- a CDS encoding ArsR/SmtB family transcription factor encodes MTPHQAPMADLARHAHAAAAELKLLANEHRLLLLCRLTQEELSVGQLVGLCGPSQSGVSQNLRRLREGGLVKTRRDRSTIYYSLADDTVRQLIDIVCDRFARPRTPD; translated from the coding sequence ATGACGCCGCACCAAGCCCCCATGGCGGATCTGGCCAGACACGCCCATGCGGCCGCTGCGGAGTTGAAGCTGCTGGCGAATGAGCATCGCCTGTTGCTGCTCTGCCGGCTGACGCAGGAGGAATTGTCGGTGGGGCAGCTTGTGGGGCTGTGCGGCCCGTCCCAGTCCGGCGTCTCTCAGAATCTGAGGCGGCTGCGCGAGGGCGGGCTGGTGAAGACGCGTCGCGACCGCTCAACCATCTATTACAGCCTCGCCGACGACACGGTTCGCCAACTCATCGACATCGTATGCGACCGCTTCGCCCGCCCTCGGACACCCGACTAG
- a CDS encoding NAD(P)/FAD-dependent oxidoreductase: MAKPKIVIIGAGLGGTIAAYEIRAAVKGRAEVMMIAESETYSFVPSNPWVAVRWREPEEIQVHLPPIFARKKIGFTAVGAKRLHAAEKRVELHNGDSVDYDYLVIATGPDLAFDEIEGLGPDGYTVSVCQTSHASHAANMFDAYVENPGPIVVGAVQGASCYGPAYEFALILDTELRRRKIRDRAPMTFVTAEPYIGHLGLDGVGDTKSLMESKLRERHIKWITNARVAKVEPGLMHVEEIAEDGAVAKTHQLPFGYSMMLPAFRGVPAVRDIPGLTNPRGFILIDKHQRNPAFPEIFALGVCVAIAPTGPTPVPVGVPKTGFMIESMVTAVAANLAALIAGETPEAEATWNAVCLADFGDGGVAFVAQPQIPPRNVNWAASGKWVHLAKVGFEKYFLRKVRRGESEPSYERLAMHIMGIRKLRM, translated from the coding sequence ATGGCCAAGCCCAAAATTGTGATCATCGGCGCCGGACTGGGCGGCACAATCGCCGCCTATGAGATAAGAGCGGCCGTCAAGGGGCGCGCCGAGGTGATGATGATCGCCGAGTCGGAGACTTATTCTTTCGTTCCATCAAACCCTTGGGTCGCTGTTCGCTGGCGGGAGCCGGAGGAGATTCAGGTTCATCTGCCGCCGATTTTCGCCCGCAAGAAGATCGGCTTCACGGCGGTGGGGGCGAAACGGCTTCACGCTGCAGAAAAACGGGTCGAGTTACACAACGGCGACAGTGTCGATTACGATTATCTCGTAATTGCGACAGGCCCCGATCTGGCCTTCGATGAAATCGAAGGGCTGGGGCCGGATGGCTACACGGTGTCAGTCTGCCAGACGTCGCACGCCTCGCACGCCGCCAACATGTTCGACGCCTATGTGGAGAACCCCGGCCCCATCGTCGTCGGCGCCGTCCAGGGCGCGTCCTGCTACGGCCCGGCCTATGAGTTCGCACTGATCCTGGATACCGAGCTGCGACGGCGCAAAATCCGGGATCGGGCGCCGATGACCTTCGTCACCGCCGAACCCTATATCGGCCACCTCGGCCTCGACGGCGTCGGGGACACCAAGTCCCTGATGGAAAGCAAGCTGCGCGAGCGGCACATCAAGTGGATCACCAACGCCCGTGTCGCCAAGGTCGAGCCGGGCCTGATGCACGTCGAGGAGATCGCCGAGGACGGCGCTGTCGCCAAGACCCATCAACTGCCCTTCGGCTATTCGATGATGCTGCCGGCGTTCCGAGGCGTGCCTGCGGTCCGCGACATCCCGGGCCTGACCAATCCGCGCGGCTTCATCCTGATCGACAAGCATCAGCGCAATCCCGCCTTCCCGGAGATCTTCGCTCTGGGCGTCTGTGTCGCCATCGCCCCGACCGGCCCGACGCCTGTTCCCGTTGGGGTGCCCAAGACCGGTTTCATGATCGAAAGCATGGTCACCGCCGTCGCCGCCAATCTGGCCGCCCTGATCGCTGGCGAGACGCCCGAGGCCGAGGCGACCTGGAACGCCGTCTGTCTGGCGGACTTCGGGGACGGCGGCGTCGCCTTCGTGGCCCAGCCGCAAATTCCGCCGCGCAACGTCAACTGGGCCGCGAGCGGCAAATGGGTCCACCTAGCCAAGGTCGGCTTCGAGAAATATTTCCTGCGCAAGGTGCGCAGGGGCGAAAGCGAACCCTCCTACGAGCGGCTGGCGATGCACATCATGGGCATCCGCAAGCTTCGCATGTGA
- the lepB gene encoding signal peptidase I encodes MPKTPSPPTSALNEAREIGSVLLGALVLASLIRILLFQPFTIPSSSMEPGLVTGDYIVVSKYAYGWSRASLPFNLPVWRGRLFERPAARGDVVVFRLPRDPEQVWIKRVIGLPGDRVQVRAGQVFVNGRAIDQTRQSIVRDHDAPQRSVLEVRETLAGGKTYVTYDGGPDQAGDDTSVYRVPAGQYFMMGDNRDNSLDSRWPSAIGVGLLPAANIVGRAEIVVASWKPGAGLFKPWTWLNLQWGRFLAPVR; translated from the coding sequence ATGCCCAAGACCCCATCGCCCCCGACCTCCGCCCTGAATGAAGCCCGCGAAATTGGGAGCGTCCTGCTCGGCGCCCTGGTCCTGGCGAGCTTGATCCGGATTCTGCTGTTTCAGCCCTTCACCATTCCCTCGTCCTCGATGGAGCCCGGCCTGGTCACCGGCGACTATATCGTCGTGTCCAAATACGCCTATGGCTGGAGCCGGGCCTCCCTGCCCTTCAACCTTCCGGTCTGGAGGGGCCGCCTGTTCGAGCGGCCGGCGGCGCGGGGCGACGTCGTCGTCTTCCGCCTGCCGCGTGATCCGGAACAGGTCTGGATCAAACGGGTGATCGGCCTGCCCGGCGATAGGGTTCAGGTCCGGGCCGGACAGGTCTTCGTGAACGGCCGCGCCATAGACCAGACCCGGCAGAGCATCGTCCGCGACCATGACGCGCCCCAGCGGAGCGTGCTGGAAGTCCGCGAAACCCTGGCCGGCGGCAAGACCTATGTCACCTACGACGGCGGCCCCGATCAGGCCGGCGACGACACGTCGGTCTATCGGGTCCCAGCGGGTCAGTATTTCATGATGGGCGATAATCGCGACAACTCGCTGGACAGCCGCTGGCCGTCCGCCATCGGCGTCGGCCTGCTGCCGGCCGCGAATATCGTCGGTCGGGCCGAGATCGTCGTGGCGTCCTGGAAACCCGGCGCCGGCCTGTTCAAGCCCTGGACCTGGCTGAACCTTCAGTGGGGTCGGTTCCTGGCCCCTGTCCGCTAG
- a CDS encoding NADH:ubiquinone oxidoreductase subunit NDUFA12: MLNKIFAWWNGATIGTLFTIAKRGRFVGTDEIGNKYYEAKDNSSYDGRKRRWVVYEGYADASKVPADWHGWLRYTFDLPPTEAPLPRRAWEKDHLPNFTGTPMAWRPQGSLAAEAKRPAATGDYQAWTPE; this comes from the coding sequence GTGCTGAACAAGATTTTCGCCTGGTGGAACGGGGCCACGATCGGCACCCTCTTCACGATCGCCAAGCGCGGCCGTTTCGTCGGGACCGACGAGATCGGCAACAAATATTACGAGGCCAAGGACAACTCGAGCTACGACGGCCGCAAGCGCCGCTGGGTCGTGTACGAAGGCTATGCCGACGCGTCCAAGGTGCCGGCCGATTGGCACGGCTGGCTGCGCTACACCTTCGACCTGCCGCCCACCGAGGCGCCTCTGCCGCGCCGCGCGTGGGAGAAGGATCACCTGCCGAATTTCACCGGCACCCCGATGGCCTGGCGTCCGCAAGGCTCTTTGGCCGCCGAGGCCAAACGCCCCGCCGCGACCGGCGACTATCAGGCCTGGACGCCCGAGTGA
- a CDS encoding TolC family protein, producing the protein MSLRHAAPWALVLFLAAPGLAQATTLEEAIAAAIAHAPEIAEADAGADAAKGRLQQARSARAPSLSLSGTVGQGRLDPKAFFGLGAADVTPRAAQLTLEQPLFTGGRAAAGIAQARAGMAAAEAGGDAVQGQVVLAVVQAYGDMLAASDVLRLYRELAGQTVEIERQARERFRTGETPSTDVAQAASRAAEARADLARAEGMQVSARARYRNLTGLEPVDLQPIPPNPPLPGSLDDAMAIAMGGSPALRQARADLEAAEAAARAARGERLPTVSAFVEAGSVRDQFFPDYRADSATVGIRGRWTLFSGGLTSGKIAETSADVRAASARLRAARMGLEEQVLAAWQDIHTAELVAQASDEQSAAAVQALASVRHEVRVGLKPQIDLLNAEREATAAAAAATQARTARIVAAYRLKSLIGSALG; encoded by the coding sequence ATGAGCCTGCGCCACGCTGCGCCCTGGGCCTTGGTCCTGTTCCTGGCCGCACCCGGTCTGGCGCAGGCGACGACGCTGGAGGAGGCCATCGCCGCCGCTATCGCCCATGCGCCCGAAATCGCCGAGGCCGACGCCGGCGCCGACGCCGCGAAAGGCCGGTTGCAGCAGGCGCGCTCAGCGCGAGCGCCTTCGCTGAGCCTCAGCGGGACGGTCGGTCAGGGCCGGCTTGATCCGAAGGCGTTCTTCGGTCTGGGCGCGGCGGACGTCACGCCTCGGGCGGCCCAGTTGACGCTCGAACAGCCCCTGTTCACCGGGGGACGCGCGGCGGCGGGGATCGCGCAAGCGCGCGCAGGCATGGCTGCAGCCGAGGCCGGCGGCGACGCCGTTCAGGGGCAGGTCGTCCTGGCGGTGGTTCAGGCCTATGGCGATATGCTCGCCGCCAGCGACGTGTTGAGGCTGTATCGCGAGCTGGCGGGCCAGACGGTGGAAATCGAGCGACAGGCGCGCGAGCGCTTCCGGACCGGCGAAACCCCCAGCACCGACGTCGCCCAGGCCGCGTCGCGCGCCGCCGAGGCCCGCGCCGACCTGGCCCGCGCGGAGGGAATGCAGGTTTCCGCCCGCGCCCGTTACCGCAATCTGACCGGCCTCGAGCCGGTTGATCTGCAACCGATTCCACCCAATCCGCCTCTGCCCGGCTCACTCGACGATGCGATGGCGATCGCCATGGGCGGCAGCCCCGCCCTGCGTCAGGCGCGGGCCGATCTCGAGGCGGCCGAGGCCGCCGCCCGCGCCGCGCGCGGCGAACGCCTGCCGACCGTCAGCGCCTTCGTCGAGGCGGGCTCGGTTCGTGACCAGTTCTTTCCGGACTATCGCGCCGACAGCGCGACCGTGGGAATCCGCGGCCGCTGGACTCTGTTCAGCGGCGGCCTGACGTCCGGCAAGATCGCCGAGACCAGCGCCGATGTCCGCGCCGCCTCCGCCCGGCTGCGCGCCGCCCGCATGGGCCTGGAGGAACAGGTTCTCGCCGCCTGGCAGGACATTCACACCGCCGAACTGGTGGCCCAGGCGTCCGACGAACAAAGCGCGGCCGCGGTCCAGGCCCTGGCCAGCGTTCGACATGAAGTCCGCGTCGGACTGAAACCCCAGATCGACCTGCTGAACGCCGAGCGCGAAGCCACGGCCGCCGCCGCTGCCGCCACCCAGGCCAGGACCGCCCGGATCGTCGCCGCCTATCGCCTGAAGAGCCTGATCGGATCAGCTTTGGGTTAG
- a CDS encoding efflux RND transporter permease subunit gives MKLGLSGRLTRFTITSPLTPLFLLAAIAVGLLALFSIPREEEPQISVPMVDIQVAAPGLAAPDAVELIGIPLETIVKSVNGVEHVYTQAEDNGVLVTARFLVGSNPEDAAIRIEEKLRANRDRIPVGVPDPKVTVRGIDDVPAIVLTLTPKPGAAGQWTDQALYDLAHKLRTEIAKVDNVGLTFVTGGRPDEIRIAPDPAKLNQYGVPLGRVIEAASQANRSFPVGNVREDGQAVAVTSGRTLSSAQEIGLLTVRSVTGAPVYLRDVADVAQGPREDQARVWRWARHDGQWASTPAVSIAIAKRAGANAVVVSEAVRQRVENLEGKLIPEGVEVAVSRDYGETANEKANELLFHLALATVSIVVLIGFAIGWREAAVTAVVIPTTILLTLFASYVMGYTINRVSLFALIFSIGILVDDAIVMIENIARHWGMRDGRSRTEAAVEAVAEVGNPTVVATLTVVAALLPMLFVSGLMGPYMAPIPVNASAAMIFSFFVAVVIAPWLMIRFARKTLAHGQHDHAHEEGGGKLGQLYARVAHRVIDKRSSARNFLIGVGLATLVACSMFYFKAVTVKLLPFDNKSEIQVVVDMPEGTSLEATSRTLDEAAAQIRTLPEADAMEAYAGASAPFNFNGLVRHYFLRDRPEMGDLMISLLPKDERSRSSHAVALDLRDKLKALPLPSGASIKVVETPPGPPVLATLLAEIYGPDAETRRKTALEVEKLFRSVPYIVDVDNSFGQERPRLRLVPVRDRLDYYGLSERELQDSIGAILAGSTVGYAPRGDGRSPLPITVALPQSARSWSRTLATTPVAVTTGPTGPRLIELGEVVDGRREAGSHAVFRRDGRPLDMVTAELAGEYEAPIYGMLAVNRAIEAHDWDALGLQKPAVRLNGQPEDESVPTLLWDGEWEITWVTFRDMGAAFMVALLGIYVLVVAQFHSFKLPLVILTPIPLTLIGIVIGHMLFGAPFTATSMIGFIALAGIIVRNSILLVDFIRHTASPDKPLRDVLIEAGAIRFKPILLTALAAMIGAAVILTDPIFQGLAISLLFGLASSTLLTVLVIPAIYVVLRDDGKPATR, from the coding sequence ATGAAACTGGGCCTTTCCGGGCGCCTGACGCGCTTCACCATCACCTCTCCGCTGACGCCGCTGTTCCTGCTGGCGGCCATCGCCGTCGGCCTGCTGGCCCTGTTCTCGATCCCGCGCGAGGAAGAGCCGCAGATCAGCGTGCCCATGGTCGACATCCAGGTGGCGGCGCCCGGTCTGGCGGCCCCCGATGCGGTCGAACTGATCGGGATTCCCCTCGAGACCATCGTCAAGAGCGTGAACGGGGTCGAGCACGTCTACACCCAGGCCGAAGACAATGGGGTGCTGGTGACGGCGCGCTTCCTGGTGGGGTCCAACCCCGAGGACGCCGCCATCCGGATCGAGGAAAAGCTGCGCGCCAACCGGGACCGGATTCCGGTGGGGGTCCCCGATCCCAAGGTGACGGTGCGCGGCATCGACGACGTGCCGGCCATCGTCCTGACCCTGACCCCGAAACCGGGAGCGGCGGGCCAGTGGACCGATCAGGCCCTCTATGATCTGGCGCACAAGCTGCGCACCGAAATCGCCAAGGTCGATAATGTGGGCCTGACGTTCGTCACCGGCGGTCGGCCCGACGAGATCCGCATCGCTCCTGATCCCGCAAAGCTGAATCAGTATGGCGTGCCGCTGGGCCGTGTGATCGAGGCGGCGTCTCAGGCCAACCGCAGCTTCCCGGTCGGCAATGTCCGCGAGGACGGCCAGGCCGTGGCCGTCACCTCCGGCCGCACCCTGTCCTCGGCCCAGGAGATCGGCCTGCTGACCGTCCGTTCCGTCACCGGCGCGCCGGTCTATCTGCGCGATGTCGCGGACGTGGCCCAGGGGCCGCGAGAAGACCAGGCCCGGGTGTGGCGCTGGGCCCGGCATGACGGGCAGTGGGCCAGCACGCCCGCCGTCAGCATCGCCATCGCCAAGCGCGCCGGCGCCAATGCGGTGGTGGTGTCCGAGGCCGTGCGTCAGCGCGTCGAAAACCTGGAAGGCAAGCTGATCCCGGAGGGCGTCGAGGTCGCGGTCAGCCGCGACTACGGCGAGACGGCGAACGAAAAGGCCAACGAGCTGCTGTTCCACCTGGCTCTGGCCACGGTGTCGATCGTCGTGCTGATCGGCTTCGCCATCGGCTGGCGCGAGGCCGCCGTCACCGCCGTGGTCATTCCCACCACCATCCTGCTGACCCTCTTCGCCTCCTATGTGATGGGCTACACGATCAACCGCGTCAGCCTGTTCGCCCTCATCTTCTCCATCGGCATCCTGGTCGACGACGCCATCGTCATGATCGAGAACATCGCCCGTCACTGGGGGATGCGCGACGGGCGCAGCCGAACCGAGGCGGCCGTCGAGGCGGTGGCCGAGGTCGGCAATCCCACCGTCGTGGCGACCCTGACCGTCGTGGCGGCCCTGCTGCCCATGCTGTTCGTGTCAGGTCTGATGGGTCCCTATATGGCGCCCATCCCGGTCAACGCCTCGGCGGCGATGATCTTCTCCTTCTTCGTCGCGGTGGTGATCGCGCCGTGGCTGATGATCCGGTTTGCGCGAAAGACCCTGGCCCACGGCCAGCACGATCACGCCCATGAAGAGGGCGGCGGCAAGCTGGGACAGCTGTACGCCCGCGTGGCGCATCGCGTGATCGACAAGCGGTCCTCGGCCCGCAACTTCCTGATCGGCGTCGGCCTCGCCACCCTGGTCGCCTGTTCGATGTTCTACTTCAAGGCGGTGACCGTGAAACTGCTGCCCTTCGACAACAAGTCGGAGATCCAGGTGGTGGTCGACATGCCCGAAGGGACCAGCCTGGAAGCCACCTCCCGTACCCTGGACGAGGCGGCGGCTCAGATTCGCACCCTGCCCGAGGCGGACGCCATGGAAGCCTATGCCGGGGCCTCGGCGCCGTTCAACTTCAACGGTCTGGTGCGGCACTATTTCCTGCGCGACCGGCCTGAGATGGGCGATCTGATGATCTCCCTTCTGCCCAAGGACGAGCGCAGCCGCTCCAGCCACGCCGTCGCGCTGGATCTGCGCGACAAGCTGAAGGCCCTGCCCCTGCCCTCCGGCGCGTCGATCAAGGTGGTCGAGACGCCGCCCGGCCCGCCCGTGCTGGCCACCCTGCTGGCGGAGATCTACGGCCCCGACGCTGAAACCCGGCGCAAGACCGCGCTGGAAGTCGAAAAACTGTTCCGCTCCGTCCCCTATATCGTCGATGTCGACAACAGTTTCGGCCAGGAACGGCCGCGACTGCGGCTGGTCCCCGTTCGGGATCGCCTGGACTATTACGGCCTGTCCGAACGCGAGCTGCAGGATTCCATCGGCGCGATCCTGGCCGGGTCCACGGTCGGCTATGCGCCGCGCGGCGACGGCCGCTCGCCCCTGCCGATCACCGTCGCCCTGCCGCAATCGGCGCGCAGCTGGAGCCGCACCCTGGCCACGACGCCGGTGGCGGTGACGACCGGGCCGACGGGACCGCGCCTGATCGAACTGGGCGAGGTCGTTGACGGTCGCCGTGAAGCGGGCAGTCACGCCGTCTTCCGTCGCGACGGCCGACCGCTCGACATGGTGACCGCCGAACTGGCCGGCGAATACGAGGCCCCCATCTACGGCATGCTGGCGGTCAATCGCGCCATCGAGGCCCATGACTGGGACGCGCTGGGCCTGCAGAAGCCGGCCGTCCGCCTCAATGGCCAGCCGGAGGATGAATCCGTTCCCACCCTGCTGTGGGACGGCGAGTGGGAAATCACCTGGGTCACCTTCCGCGACATGGGCGCCGCCTTCATGGTCGCCCTTCTGGGGATCTATGTGCTGGTCGTGGCCCAGTTCCACAGCTTCAAACTGCCCCTGGTCATCCTGACCCCCATCCCCCTGACCCTGATCGGCATCGTCATCGGCCACATGCTGTTCGGCGCGCCCTTCACCGCGACGTCGATGATCGGCTTCATCGCCCTGGCCGGCATCATCGTGCGCAACTCGATCCTGCTTGTGGACTTCATCCGGCACACGGCCTCGCCCGACAAACCCTTGCGCGACGTCCTGATCGAGGCCGGCGCCATCCGGTTCAAGCCGATCCTGCTGACCGCCCTGGCGGCCATGATCGGGGCGGCGGTGATCCTGACCGATCCGATCTTCCAGGGCCTGGCGATCTCGCTGTTGTTCGGTCTGGCCTCCTCGACCCTGCTGACCGTCCTGGTCATTCCGGCCATCTATGTCGTGCTGCGGGATGACGGAAAACCCGCGACCCGATGA
- a CDS encoding DUF2155 domain-containing protein: protein MRPNRLLLGGAAVVAALSAGAVTASVLQDSPREARPVQDPIGDILRTTPAQPANAPTETAPAAAPAPRTPVAVTPPPSVVIAEDEAVAEKAEEEAASEKPVVEKAIEQPATPARRQRRKFAVIQAIDKTTAETMKFEVEVGGRPVRFNRNLIFSVRACEVSTPDELTEDAIAYVDVSLQSRGANQPAEPRQIYRGWMFASSPAVSGLQNPNYDAWVVGCKN, encoded by the coding sequence GTGAGACCGAATCGGCTCCTGCTGGGCGGGGCGGCCGTCGTCGCGGCGCTCAGCGCCGGGGCGGTGACCGCCAGCGTCCTTCAGGACTCGCCGCGCGAGGCCCGTCCGGTCCAGGATCCCATCGGCGACATCCTGCGCACCACGCCGGCCCAACCCGCCAATGCGCCGACCGAGACCGCCCCGGCCGCCGCACCCGCGCCCCGGACGCCGGTGGCGGTGACGCCGCCGCCCTCCGTCGTCATCGCCGAGGATGAGGCCGTCGCGGAAAAGGCCGAGGAAGAAGCCGCCTCCGAAAAGCCGGTGGTCGAAAAGGCCATCGAACAGCCGGCCACGCCCGCTCGCCGCCAGCGGCGCAAGTTCGCCGTCATCCAGGCTATCGACAAGACCACAGCCGAGACCATGAAGTTCGAGGTCGAAGTCGGCGGCCGTCCGGTCCGCTTCAACCGCAACCTGATCTTCAGCGTCCGAGCCTGCGAAGTCTCGACGCCTGACGAACTGACCGAAGACGCTATCGCCTACGTCGATGTCTCGCTGCAATCGCGCGGCGCCAACCAGCCGGCCGAACCGCGCCAGATCTACCGCGGCTGGATGTTCGCCTCGTCCCCGGCCGTCAGCGGGCTTCAGAATCCCAATTACGACGCCTGGGTGGTGGGCTGTAAGAACTAG
- a CDS encoding rhodanese-like domain-containing protein, translated as MFGFGKPKAHREIGPADLKTMLAQDQVLLVDVREAGEFAAEHIAGAVNLPLSSFDPARLPQADGKTVVLQCAGGKRSGMALERCAKAQAAIDTHLAGGLGAWKSAGLPVERG; from the coding sequence ATGTTCGGATTTGGAAAGCCCAAGGCCCATCGGGAGATCGGCCCGGCCGATCTGAAAACCATGCTCGCCCAGGATCAGGTCCTGCTGGTCGATGTGCGGGAAGCGGGCGAGTTCGCCGCCGAGCATATCGCGGGCGCCGTGAACCTGCCGCTCTCGTCCTTCGACCCCGCCCGCCTTCCCCAGGCGGACGGAAAGACGGTCGTCCTCCAATGCGCGGGCGGAAAGCGGTCGGGCATGGCGCTGGAACGCTGCGCCAAGGCCCAGGCTGCGATCGATACGCACCTGGCGGGCGGACTCGGGGCCTGGAAGTCGGCGGGCCTTCCGGTCGAGCGCGGCTGA
- a CDS encoding efflux RND transporter periplasmic adaptor subunit translates to MKMWTLMAAAALTLSACGGADEKREPTAKAAPAGEQLVLASNLVADTKTVGGEITTRDQSQARARISGVLVVLSVREGDMVSRGQQIGRVVDDRIGFETRAYGAQVAAAEAEATRARADLGRIQDLYDHNVYAKARLDQAVAASRAADAQAAAARAERGASASMAGQGAILAPAAGRVLKVEVTAGSVVSPGMSVATITAGPPVLRLELPESLAGRVKPGARVLLTADDLPVEARQGQVTQVYPAIVGGRIQIDAAVPGLTTELVGRRVAASIEIGQRQALTVPRRFVTTRYGLDYVEVISPDRKPSAVPVQTAPTNDPETVEILSGVKAGDRLVATRTQG, encoded by the coding sequence ATGAAGATGTGGACCCTGATGGCTGCGGCCGCGCTGACGCTGTCGGCGTGCGGCGGCGCGGATGAAAAGCGCGAGCCGACCGCCAAGGCGGCGCCCGCCGGCGAGCAACTCGTCCTGGCCTCGAACCTTGTCGCCGACACCAAGACCGTGGGGGGCGAGATCACCACCCGCGACCAGTCGCAAGCCCGGGCGCGCATTTCCGGCGTCCTGGTCGTCCTGTCGGTGCGCGAGGGCGATATGGTGAGCCGCGGTCAGCAGATCGGACGGGTCGTCGACGACCGGATCGGTTTCGAGACCAGGGCCTATGGCGCCCAGGTCGCCGCCGCCGAGGCGGAGGCGACGCGCGCCCGCGCCGACCTGGGACGGATCCAGGACCTTTATGACCACAATGTCTACGCCAAGGCGCGCCTGGATCAGGCCGTCGCGGCGTCGCGCGCCGCAGACGCCCAGGCCGCCGCCGCCCGCGCCGAACGCGGCGCCAGCGCCAGCATGGCCGGCCAGGGGGCGATCCTAGCGCCGGCCGCCGGCCGCGTCTTGAAGGTCGAGGTCACGGCCGGATCCGTGGTCAGCCCCGGAATGTCGGTCGCGACGATCACCGCAGGCCCCCCCGTGCTTCGTCTCGAACTCCCCGAATCCCTTGCCGGCCGGGTCAAGCCCGGCGCGCGCGTCCTGCTGACGGCGGACGATCTGCCGGTCGAAGCGCGCCAGGGACAGGTGACGCAGGTCTATCCCGCCATCGTCGGCGGGCGGATTCAGATTGATGCGGCCGTACCGGGCCTGACCACCGAACTGGTCGGCCGCAGGGTCGCGGCCTCGATCGAGATCGGCCAACGTCAGGCCCTGACCGTACCCCGGCGTTTCGTCACGACGCGTTATGGTCTGGACTATGTGGAAGTGATTTCACCTGACCGGAAACCCAGCGCCGTCCCGGTTCAGACGGCGCCGACGAACGACCCTGAAACGGTCGAAATCCTGAGCGGCGTCAAGGCCGGCGACAGGCTGGTCGCGACGAGGACGCAAGGATGA
- a CDS encoding YgaP family membrane protein yields the protein MNLDRAVVIFAGCVVLAGVALSYAVHPWWIALTVFAGLNMIQSGFTGFCPAAMVFKALGLRPGNAFR from the coding sequence ATGAACCTTGATCGTGCTGTCGTGATCTTCGCCGGATGCGTCGTGCTGGCGGGCGTGGCCTTGTCCTACGCCGTCCATCCCTGGTGGATCGCCCTGACCGTCTTCGCAGGGCTGAACATGATCCAGTCCGGTTTCACCGGCTTCTGCCCGGCGGCCATGGTGTTCAAGGCGCTGGGTCTGCGTCCGGGGAACGCCTTCCGATGA
- a CDS encoding ArsR/SmtB family transcription factor, translating into MSDDQAAAMGRLKDKAPQAAELLRQLANTNRLLILCHIAAEERSVGQLEADLGIKQPALSQQLAELRQYGLVKTRRQSRSIYYSIADERAQAVMGMLYEIFCGDGQAVGPRLLPSAGASAPSAEASAPPRGDAARFARVTPAPRR; encoded by the coding sequence ATGAGCGACGACCAGGCCGCGGCCATGGGGCGGCTGAAGGACAAGGCGCCCCAGGCCGCCGAACTGCTACGTCAGCTGGCCAATACAAATCGGCTGTTGATCCTCTGCCATATTGCTGCGGAGGAGCGATCCGTCGGACAGCTCGAGGCGGATCTGGGCATCAAGCAGCCGGCTCTGTCGCAGCAACTGGCGGAGTTGCGCCAGTACGGCCTGGTCAAGACCCGGCGCCAGTCGCGTTCGATCTACTATTCCATCGCCGACGAACGCGCCCAGGCGGTGATGGGCATGTTGTACGAAATCTTCTGCGGCGACGGACAGGCGGTCGGCCCGCGCCTCCTGCCCTCCGCCGGGGCTTCGGCGCCCTCGGCCGAGGCGTCAGCCCCGCCCCGTGGGGACGCCGCCCGGTTCGCCCGCGTCACCCCGGCGCCCCGTCGATAA